AATAATTACCAGTTACCAACTATGGAGGTGATTCCGATGACAAAATGGTTAGTGACTCTCATTATTTTCTTAAGTTTTGTAGAAGATGGTCTTAGTTTGCCAATAGATTTACAGTTAGGTGCCAGACCGCAAGGTATGGGTGGGGCATTTGTAGCGATGGTAGATGATGTCAATGCCGCCTACTGGAATCCAGCCGGATTAACTCAAATTAAAACCTTCGAGGCGGCATTTATGCATGTGAACCCTTTTAGTATAGAGGAAGCAAGTATTGATTTCTCATCATTAGCCATACCAACAGATCAAAAAGGTGCTTTTGGTATTAGCTGGATTCATCAAGGGGCAGAATTAGAGGAGGGTAGGGGACAAACATATAAAAAATCTGATATGTCAGAAAATATCTTTGTATTGTCTCTTGCCCGTAAGATTATGCCTGAACTTTCCTGTGGGGTAAATATTAAAAGGCTAAGAATAGATTCTGAGGTAGGTGGTGGCGGTGGATTTGGGTATGATCTGGGATTGCTTTATACAACACCACATATTGCCTTTCTGAATAACTTTTCTTTTGGAATGATGGCTCGAAATGTATTTACTGATTTAAAAGATGAATCTGTCCCTACGACTTTGAGAATGGGTGTAGCAACAAAGGTGTATTATGACCGAATAAACATAGCGGCTGATATGGAAAAGAAAAAAGAAGTCAACAAAGAGAAAAATTCATATCAATTCCATTTTGGAGGCGAATATGCCATAACCCGTAATGTTTTATTCCGTCTTGGAAATGATGATGGCGATTGGACTTATGGAGTAGGATTCCTACTTTATAACTGGGAATTAGATTATGCCTTCTATCGCATCAAAGAATACGATTTAGATTATTCCCACCGTATTTCCGCTACCATAAAGTTTTAGCCAGGGATTAAACAGACATTCAGCAATTCTCGGTGAAAATTAAAACCGTGATTTAATGAGGATTTTGAGATGTAGGTGAAAAATATTTTTCGCGAACTTTTTTATTTTTTGGAGTGCGAAAGTGCCAGAGATGCTATCTCCTTGCTTTCGCTTTTTTCTGCAAAAGCCTGAAAGCGGTAGCAAGCTACCGCACTCCAAAAAGTAGCAAGCTACCGCACTCCATAACAATTCACCGAGAATTGCTGCTTTTGTGTAATTTTTCTGTTACGTAAAAATCATTTGTGCACATTCGGGAAACTATTTGTGGACATACTCGCATAATTTCATCACCTATTTCGAACCGATAGTTATTCCCACTTTTTTCTTGGTCACTTGAACTGAAACTCTAAGGAGTGGTTGTTCAGCCAAGGAACTTTGGGGTCAATCCCTTTGCTTTTAAGTTTCTCTTCTAA
The window above is part of the bacterium genome. Proteins encoded here:
- a CDS encoding PorV/PorQ family protein, with translation MTKWLVTLIIFLSFVEDGLSLPIDLQLGARPQGMGGAFVAMVDDVNAAYWNPAGLTQIKTFEAAFMHVNPFSIEEASIDFSSLAIPTDQKGAFGISWIHQGAELEEGRGQTYKKSDMSENIFVLSLARKIMPELSCGVNIKRLRIDSEVGGGGGFGYDLGLLYTTPHIAFLNNFSFGMMARNVFTDLKDESVPTTLRMGVATKVYYDRINIAADMEKKKEVNKEKNSYQFHFGGEYAITRNVLFRLGNDDGDWTYGVGFLLYNWELDYAFYRIKEYDLDYSHRISATIKF